A single Anopheles arabiensis isolate DONGOLA chromosome 2, AaraD3, whole genome shotgun sequence DNA region contains:
- the LOC120895717 gene encoding uncharacterized protein LOC120895717: MKRVHRLFRCFVRVFIITSWLVFKPAQCDQQQVSVYYPNRVVFTNESRPFTVRVTRFVCTETPYEVSELLQCKTILRRNSPTFFNITLHVPKVLTVVYFQLKTYYRLNDYQAFPVDVLLEACAYFRNPSEDIFSRHVMSVLFATSPQLLYYCPHGNRTYNVAYWLEDKFFPKSVPAGDYRMDVWFRDELNMTLISYQAYFSVRRRGVWRSLLEW, encoded by the exons AAACGTGTGCATAGGCTTTTTCGGTGTTTTGTGCGGGTTTTTATTATAACATCCTGGCTCGTATTCAAACCCGCACAATGTGACCAGCAGCAAGTTTCTGTGTACTATCCCAATCGCGTCGTCTTCACGAATGAATCGAGACCGTTCACCGTACGAGTGACCCGGTTCGTCTGTACGGAAACGCCATACGAAGTGTCGGAGCTGTTGCAGTGCAAAACTATACTGCGGCGAAATAGTCCAACATTCTTTAATATAACGCTACACGTGCCGAAGGTGTTGACCGTCGTGTATTTCCAGCTGAAAACATACTACCGGTTGAACGATTATCAGGCTTTCCCAGTGGATGTATTATTAGAAGCATGTGCATATTTTCGTAACCCATCGGAAGATATATTTTCCCGCCATGTAATGTCTGTATTGTTTGCAACCTCACCCCAACTGCTGTACTACTGTCCACATGGT AACCGAACTTACAATGTCGCTTACTGGCTGGAGGATAAATTCTTTCCCAAGTCGGTGCCAGCCGGAGACTATCGAATGGATGTTTGGTTTCGTGATGAGCTAAACATGACTCTAATTTCATATCAAGCTTACTTTTCTGTGCGCCGAAGGGGTGTATGGCGTTCTTTGCTCGAGTGGTAG